A window from Gasterosteus aculeatus chromosome 14, fGasAcu3.hap1.1, whole genome shotgun sequence encodes these proteins:
- the rasgrf2a gene encoding ras-specific guanine nucleotide-releasing factor 2 isoform X6, which translates to MQKGVRYNEGHALYLSVVARKEGSKRGFLSRKTAENGRWAEKYFALHQNVLFYFDNDQSARPSGIYLLEGCACERAPAPKVCAVSKEPPEKQQHYFLVIFGHDGQKPLELRSEEESDCNEWVECIQQASYSDIIIEREILMQKYIHLVQIMETEKIAANQLRTQLEDQDAEIERLKAEIVVVNKTKGRMQPQQLNPEEEDPDIKKIKKVQSFMRGWLCRRRWKIIVQDYISSPHAESMRKRNQIVFNMVEAETEYVHQLSILVNCFLRPLRMAASSKKPPISHDDVSTVFLNSETIMFLHEIFHQGLKARIANWPTLVLADLFDILLPMLNIYQEFVRNHQYSLQVLANCKQNRDFDKLLKQYESNAACEGRMLETFLTYPMFQIPRYIITLHELLAHTPHEHVERKSLEFAKSKLEELSKMMHDEVSDTENIRKNLAIERMIVEGCDILLDTSQTFVRQGSLVQLPSSSERGMLSKVRLGSLSLRKEGERQCFLFTKHFLICTRTSGGKLHLLKGGTLSLIECTLIEELEASDEDYNAAGQGFNHLEFKVVVEPPDGGSFSVVLLAPSRQEKAAWTSDISQCIDNIRCNGLMTSVFEENSKVSVPHMIKSDARLHKDDVDICFSKTLNSCKVPQIRYASVERLLERLTDLRFLSIDFLNTFLHTYRIFTTAAVVIDKLADIYKKPFTSIPVRSLELFFATNQGSWGTDPLNNKSPRLGRKFSSPPPLTLPSRTSSPVRCRKLSLSSPVGGRAGPLDLSATPTSSAANSPTSTHGPCFPSPPPACRPASGSSSPPPVSAKTPGSPEPGPAGGGEDVGGELPRIDAFCGKLRRSIRRAVLETVSLDKFFPDSPGGVEAGDMSPCRSPSTPRHLRYRQSGGSTRHTHTHTLSITVLFWFYSLYRLWVPTVSPGDNSRCTMSSASAFAIATAAAGHGSSQAFTGSDKVCDKEFIIRRAATNRVLNVLRHWVSKHSQDFDMSSELKMGVICLLEEVIRDPDLLPQERKATSNILSALSQEDQDDAQLKIEDILQMRSCPLLHFIAAENPKAECFESLSAMELAEQITLLDHIVFRGIPYEEFLGQGWMKVDKTERTPYIMKTSQHFNDMSNLVASQIMTHTDVGSRAGAIEKWLAVADICRCLNNYNGVLEITSALNRSAIYRLKKTWAKVCKQTKALMDRLQKTVSSEGRFKNLRETLKNCNPPCVPYLGMYLTDLAFIEEGTPNFTKEGLVNFSKMRMISHIIREIRQFQQAPYRIEHQPKVTQFLLDKTLVMDEDTLYELSLKIEPRVPPG; encoded by the exons ATGCAGAAGGGCGTCCGGTACAACGAGGGCCACGCGCTCTACCTGTCGGTGGTCGCGCGCAAAGAGGGCTCCAAGCGCGGCTTCCTGAGCAGGAAGACGGCGGAGAACGGCCGCTGGGCCGAGAAGTACTTCGCGCTGCACCAGAACGTGCTCTTCTACTTCGACAACGACCAGAGCGCGAGGCCCTCGGGGATATACCTGCTGGAGGGGTGCGCGTGCGAGCGCGCGCCCGCGCCCAAGGTGTGCGCCGTCAGCAAGGAGCCGCCggagaagcagcag CACTACTTCCTGGTGATCTTCGGCCACGATGGACAGAAGCCGTTGGAGCTGCGGTCGGAGGAGGAGTCGGACTGCAACGAGTGGGTGGAGTGCATCCAGCAGGCCAG ttacTCTGACATCATCATCGAGCGTGAGATCCTGATGCAGAAGTACATCCACCTGGTGCAGATCATGGAGACGGAGAAGATCGCAGCCAATCAGCTGCGCACTCAGCTGGAGGACCAGGACGCCGAGATCGAGAGGCTCAAggccgag ATCGTCGTGGTGAACAAAACCAAGGGCAGGATGCAGCCTCAGCAGCTCAACCCGGAGGAGGAAGACCCCGACATCAAAAAGATCAAGAAG GTGCAGAGCTTCATGCGCGGCTGGCTGTGCCGGAGGAGGTGGAAGATCATCGTCCAGGACTACATCAGCTCGCCGCACGCCGAGagcatgaggaagaggaaccagATCGTCTTCAACATGGTGGAGGCGGAGACGGAGTACGTCCACCAGCTGTCCATCCTGGTCAACTGCTTCCTGCGGCCGCTCCGCATGGCGGCCAGCTCCAAGAAGCCGCCCATCAGCCACGACGACGTCAGCACCGTGTTCCTGAACAG cgagaCCATCATGTTCCTGCACGAGATCTTCCACCAGGGTCTCAAAGCTCGGATCGCCAACTGGCCCACGCTGGTCCTGG CCGACCTGTTCGACATCCTGCTGCCGATGCTGAACATCTACCAGGAGTTTGTGCGGAACCACCAGTACAGCCTGCAGGTTCTGGCCAACTGCAAACAGAACCGGGACTTCGACAAGCTGCTGAAGCAGTACGAGTCCAACGCAGCGTGTGAGGGCCGCATGCTGGAGACCTTCCTCACGTACCCCATGTTCCAG ATCCCCCGCTACATCATCACGCTCCACGAGCTGCTGGCCCACACGCCTCACGAGCACGTGGAGCGCAAGAGCCTCGAGTTCGCCAAATCCAAACTGGAGGAGCTGTCCAA GATGATGCACGACGAGGTCAGCGACACCgagaacatcaggaagaacCTGGCCATCGAGAGGATGATCGTGGAGGGCTGTGACATCCTGCTGGACACCAGCCAGACCTTCGTCAGGCAAG GCTCCCTGGTCCAGCTGCCGTCCAGCAGCGAGCGGGGGATGCTCAGCAAGGTGCGCCTGGGCTCGCTCTCCCTGAGGAAAGAGGGCGAGCGGCAGTGCTTCCTGTTCACCAAGCACTTCCTCATCTGCACGCGGACATCTGGAGGGAAGCTCCACCTGCTGAAG ggcGGCACGCTGTCCCTGATCGAGTGCACTCTCATCGAGGAGCTGGAAGCCAGCGACGAGGACT ACAACGCGGCCGGTCAGGGCTTCAACCACCTGGAGTTcaaggtggtggtggagcctCCGGACGGCGGGTCCTTCTCCGTCGTCCTGCTGGCTCCCTCCCGCCAGGAGAAGGCGGCGTGGACCAGCGACATCAGCCAG tgcatCGACAACATCCGGTGCAACGGCCTGATGACCAGCGTGTTCGAGGAGAACTCCAAGGTGTCGGTGCCGCACATGATCAA GTCCGACGCCCGGCTGCACAAAGACGACGTGGACATCTGCTTCAGCAAGACGCTGAACTCCTGCAAGGTGCCCCAGATCCGCTACGCCAGCGTGGAGCGCCTCCTGGAGCGGCTGACCGACCTGCGCTTCCTCTCCATCGACTTCCTCAACACCTTCCTGCACACGTACCGCATCTTCACCACGGCCGCCGTGGTCATCGACAAGCTGGCCGACATCTACAAGAAGCCCTTCACCTCCATCCCCGTCAG gtCTCTGGAGCTCTTCTTCGCCACCAACCAGGGCTCGTGGGGGACGGACCCCCTGAACAACAAATCCCCGAGGCTGGGCCGCAAGTTCTCCTCCCCGCCgcccctcaccctcccctcccgcacctcctcccccgtccGCTGCCGCAAGCTGTCGCTCAGCTCCCCCGTGGGCGGGAGAGCCGGCCCCCTGGACCTCTCTGCCACGCCCACCTCCTCCGCAGCCAACtcgcccacctccacccacgGCCCCTGCTTCCCCTCTCCGCCGCCCGCCTGCCGTCCCGCCTCCGGCTCGTCCTCGCCGCCCCCCGTCTCCGCCAAGACCCCCGGCTCGCCGGAGCCCGGCCCGGCCGGCGGCGGGGAGGACGTCGGCGGGGAGCTGCCGCGCATCGACGCCTTCTGCGGGAAGCTGAGGCGGAGCATCCGCAGGG CTGTCCTGGAGACCGTCTCTCTGGACAAGTTCTTCCCCGACTCGCCGGGCGGCGTCGAGGCGGGCGACATGTCTCCGTGCCGCTCGCCCTCCACGCCGCGGCACCTCCGCTACCGACAGTCGGGAGGTTCGacgcgccacacacacacacacacgctgtctaTCACTGTATTATTCTGGTTCTATTCGCTTTACCGTCTCTGGGTCCCCACAGTCTCGCCGGGGGACAACTCCCGCTGCACGATGTCGTCGGCGTCGGCCTTCGCCatcgccaccgccgccgccgggcaCGGCAGCTCGCAGG CTTTCACTGGTTCTGACAAAGTCTGCGACAAGGAGTTCATCATCCGCAGAGCCGCGACCAACCGAGTCCTCAACGTGCTGCGACACTGGGTCTCCAAGCACTCGCAG GACTTTGACATGAGCAGCGAGCTGAAGATGGGGGTCATCTGTCTGCTGGAGGAAGTGATACGAGATCCAGACCTGCTCCCCCAAGAGAGGAAAGCCACCTCCAACATCTTAAg TGCTCTTTCTCAGGAGGACCAGGACGATGCTCAGCTGAAGATCGAGGACATACTGCAGATG AGAAGCTGTCCCCTCCTCCACTTCATCGCG GCGGAGAACCCGAAGGCCGAGTGCTTCGAGTCGCTCTCGGCGATGGAGCTGGCCGAGCAGATCACGCTGCTGGACCACATCGTGTTCAGGGGCATCCCCTACGA GGAGTTCCTCGGTCAGGGCTGGATGAAGGTGGACAAGACGGAGAGGACTCCGTACATCATGAAGACCAGCCAGCATTTCAACGAC ATGAGCAACCTGGTGGCGTCTCAGATCATGACCCACACTGACGTGGGCTCCAGGGCCGGCGCCATCGAGAAGTGGCTCGCCGTCGCCGACATCTGCCGCTGCCTCAACAACTACAACGGCGTGCTGGAGATCACCTCCGCCCTCAACCGCAGCGCCATCTACAGGCTGAAGAAGACCTGGGCCAAAGTCTGCAAGCAG ACCAAGGCCCTGATGGACCGGCTGCAGAAGACGGTGTCGTCAGAAGGGAGGTTCAAGAATCTACGGGAGACGCTGAAGAA ctgcaACCCGCCGTGCGTCCCCTACCTGGGCATGTACCTCACCGACCTGGCTTTCATCGAGGAGGGGACCCCCAACTTCACCAAGGAGGGCCTGGTGAACTTCTCCAAGATGAGGATG ATCTCTCACATCatccgggagatccgtcagttCCAACAAGCACCTTACAGGATAGAGCACCAGCCCAAG GTGACTCAGTTCCTCCTGGATAAGACGCTAGTGATGGATGAAGACACCCTCTACGAGCTCTCGTTAAAGATCGAACCCCGAGTCCCACCCGGCTAA
- the rasgrf2a gene encoding ras-specific guanine nucleotide-releasing factor 2 isoform X9 — MQKGVRYNEGHALYLSVVARKEGSKRGFLSRKTAENGRWAEKYFALHQNVLFYFDNDQSARPSGIYLLEGCACERAPAPKVCAVSKEPPEKQQHYFLVIFGHDGQKPLELRSEEESDCNEWVECIQQASYSDIIIEREILMQKYIHLVQIMETEKIAANQLRTQLEDQDAEIERLKAEIVVVNKTKGRMQPQQLNPEEEDPDIKKIKKVQSFMRGWLCRRRWKIIVQDYISSPHAESMRKRNQIVFNMVEAETEYVHQLSILVNCFLRPLRMAASSKKPPISHDDVSTVFLNSETIMFLHEIFHQGLKARIANWPTLVLADLFDILLPMLNIYQEFVRNHQYSLQVLANCKQNRDFDKLLKQYESNAACEGRMLETFLTYPMFQIPRYIITLHELLAHTPHEHVERKSLEFAKSKLEELSKMMHDEVSDTENIRKNLAIERMIVEGCDILLDTSQTFVRQGSLVQLPSSSERGMLSKVRLGSLSLRKEGERQCFLFTKHFLICTRTSGGKLHLLKQGGTLSLIECTLIEELEASDEDYNAAGQGFNHLEFKVVVEPPDGGSFSVVLLAPSRQEKAAWTSDISQCIDNIRCNGLMTSVFEENSKVSVPHMIKSDARLHKDDVDICFSKTLNSCKVPQIRYASVERLLERLTDLRFLSIDFLNTFLHTYRIFTTAAVVIDKLADIYKKPFTSIPVRSLELFFATNQGSWGTDPLNNKSPRLGRKFSSPPPLTLPSRTSSPVRCRKLSLSSPVGGRAGPLDLSATPTSSAANSPTSTHGPCFPSPPPACRPASGSSSPPPVSAKTPGSPEPGPAGGGEDVGGELPRIDAFCGKLRRSIRRAVLETVSLDKFFPDSPGGVEAGDMSPCRSPSTPRHLRYRQSGVSPGDNSRCTMSSASAFAIATAAAGHGSSQAFTGSDKVCDKEFIIRRAATNRVLNVLRHWVSKHSQDFDMSSELKMGVICLLEEVIRDPDLLPQERKATSNILSALSQEDQDDAQLKIEDILQMAENPKAECFESLSAMELAEQITLLDHIVFRGIPYEEFLGQGWMKVDKTERTPYIMKTSQHFNDMSNLVASQIMTHTDVGSRAGAIEKWLAVADICRCLNNYNGVLEITSALNRSAIYRLKKTWAKVCKQTKALMDRLQKTVSSEGRFKNLRETLKNCNPPCVPYLGMYLTDLAFIEEGTPNFTKEGLVNFSKMRMISHIIREIRQFQQAPYRIEHQPKVTQFLLDKTLVMDEDTLYELSLKIEPRVPPG, encoded by the exons ATGCAGAAGGGCGTCCGGTACAACGAGGGCCACGCGCTCTACCTGTCGGTGGTCGCGCGCAAAGAGGGCTCCAAGCGCGGCTTCCTGAGCAGGAAGACGGCGGAGAACGGCCGCTGGGCCGAGAAGTACTTCGCGCTGCACCAGAACGTGCTCTTCTACTTCGACAACGACCAGAGCGCGAGGCCCTCGGGGATATACCTGCTGGAGGGGTGCGCGTGCGAGCGCGCGCCCGCGCCCAAGGTGTGCGCCGTCAGCAAGGAGCCGCCggagaagcagcag CACTACTTCCTGGTGATCTTCGGCCACGATGGACAGAAGCCGTTGGAGCTGCGGTCGGAGGAGGAGTCGGACTGCAACGAGTGGGTGGAGTGCATCCAGCAGGCCAG ttacTCTGACATCATCATCGAGCGTGAGATCCTGATGCAGAAGTACATCCACCTGGTGCAGATCATGGAGACGGAGAAGATCGCAGCCAATCAGCTGCGCACTCAGCTGGAGGACCAGGACGCCGAGATCGAGAGGCTCAAggccgag ATCGTCGTGGTGAACAAAACCAAGGGCAGGATGCAGCCTCAGCAGCTCAACCCGGAGGAGGAAGACCCCGACATCAAAAAGATCAAGAAG GTGCAGAGCTTCATGCGCGGCTGGCTGTGCCGGAGGAGGTGGAAGATCATCGTCCAGGACTACATCAGCTCGCCGCACGCCGAGagcatgaggaagaggaaccagATCGTCTTCAACATGGTGGAGGCGGAGACGGAGTACGTCCACCAGCTGTCCATCCTGGTCAACTGCTTCCTGCGGCCGCTCCGCATGGCGGCCAGCTCCAAGAAGCCGCCCATCAGCCACGACGACGTCAGCACCGTGTTCCTGAACAG cgagaCCATCATGTTCCTGCACGAGATCTTCCACCAGGGTCTCAAAGCTCGGATCGCCAACTGGCCCACGCTGGTCCTGG CCGACCTGTTCGACATCCTGCTGCCGATGCTGAACATCTACCAGGAGTTTGTGCGGAACCACCAGTACAGCCTGCAGGTTCTGGCCAACTGCAAACAGAACCGGGACTTCGACAAGCTGCTGAAGCAGTACGAGTCCAACGCAGCGTGTGAGGGCCGCATGCTGGAGACCTTCCTCACGTACCCCATGTTCCAG ATCCCCCGCTACATCATCACGCTCCACGAGCTGCTGGCCCACACGCCTCACGAGCACGTGGAGCGCAAGAGCCTCGAGTTCGCCAAATCCAAACTGGAGGAGCTGTCCAA GATGATGCACGACGAGGTCAGCGACACCgagaacatcaggaagaacCTGGCCATCGAGAGGATGATCGTGGAGGGCTGTGACATCCTGCTGGACACCAGCCAGACCTTCGTCAGGCAAG GCTCCCTGGTCCAGCTGCCGTCCAGCAGCGAGCGGGGGATGCTCAGCAAGGTGCGCCTGGGCTCGCTCTCCCTGAGGAAAGAGGGCGAGCGGCAGTGCTTCCTGTTCACCAAGCACTTCCTCATCTGCACGCGGACATCTGGAGGGAAGCTCCACCTGCTGAAG cagggcGGCACGCTGTCCCTGATCGAGTGCACTCTCATCGAGGAGCTGGAAGCCAGCGACGAGGACT ACAACGCGGCCGGTCAGGGCTTCAACCACCTGGAGTTcaaggtggtggtggagcctCCGGACGGCGGGTCCTTCTCCGTCGTCCTGCTGGCTCCCTCCCGCCAGGAGAAGGCGGCGTGGACCAGCGACATCAGCCAG tgcatCGACAACATCCGGTGCAACGGCCTGATGACCAGCGTGTTCGAGGAGAACTCCAAGGTGTCGGTGCCGCACATGATCAA GTCCGACGCCCGGCTGCACAAAGACGACGTGGACATCTGCTTCAGCAAGACGCTGAACTCCTGCAAGGTGCCCCAGATCCGCTACGCCAGCGTGGAGCGCCTCCTGGAGCGGCTGACCGACCTGCGCTTCCTCTCCATCGACTTCCTCAACACCTTCCTGCACACGTACCGCATCTTCACCACGGCCGCCGTGGTCATCGACAAGCTGGCCGACATCTACAAGAAGCCCTTCACCTCCATCCCCGTCAG gtCTCTGGAGCTCTTCTTCGCCACCAACCAGGGCTCGTGGGGGACGGACCCCCTGAACAACAAATCCCCGAGGCTGGGCCGCAAGTTCTCCTCCCCGCCgcccctcaccctcccctcccgcacctcctcccccgtccGCTGCCGCAAGCTGTCGCTCAGCTCCCCCGTGGGCGGGAGAGCCGGCCCCCTGGACCTCTCTGCCACGCCCACCTCCTCCGCAGCCAACtcgcccacctccacccacgGCCCCTGCTTCCCCTCTCCGCCGCCCGCCTGCCGTCCCGCCTCCGGCTCGTCCTCGCCGCCCCCCGTCTCCGCCAAGACCCCCGGCTCGCCGGAGCCCGGCCCGGCCGGCGGCGGGGAGGACGTCGGCGGGGAGCTGCCGCGCATCGACGCCTTCTGCGGGAAGCTGAGGCGGAGCATCCGCAGGG CTGTCCTGGAGACCGTCTCTCTGGACAAGTTCTTCCCCGACTCGCCGGGCGGCGTCGAGGCGGGCGACATGTCTCCGTGCCGCTCGCCCTCCACGCCGCGGCACCTCCGCTACCGACAGTCGGGAG TCTCGCCGGGGGACAACTCCCGCTGCACGATGTCGTCGGCGTCGGCCTTCGCCatcgccaccgccgccgccgggcaCGGCAGCTCGCAGG CTTTCACTGGTTCTGACAAAGTCTGCGACAAGGAGTTCATCATCCGCAGAGCCGCGACCAACCGAGTCCTCAACGTGCTGCGACACTGGGTCTCCAAGCACTCGCAG GACTTTGACATGAGCAGCGAGCTGAAGATGGGGGTCATCTGTCTGCTGGAGGAAGTGATACGAGATCCAGACCTGCTCCCCCAAGAGAGGAAAGCCACCTCCAACATCTTAAg TGCTCTTTCTCAGGAGGACCAGGACGATGCTCAGCTGAAGATCGAGGACATACTGCAGATG GCGGAGAACCCGAAGGCCGAGTGCTTCGAGTCGCTCTCGGCGATGGAGCTGGCCGAGCAGATCACGCTGCTGGACCACATCGTGTTCAGGGGCATCCCCTACGA GGAGTTCCTCGGTCAGGGCTGGATGAAGGTGGACAAGACGGAGAGGACTCCGTACATCATGAAGACCAGCCAGCATTTCAACGAC ATGAGCAACCTGGTGGCGTCTCAGATCATGACCCACACTGACGTGGGCTCCAGGGCCGGCGCCATCGAGAAGTGGCTCGCCGTCGCCGACATCTGCCGCTGCCTCAACAACTACAACGGCGTGCTGGAGATCACCTCCGCCCTCAACCGCAGCGCCATCTACAGGCTGAAGAAGACCTGGGCCAAAGTCTGCAAGCAG ACCAAGGCCCTGATGGACCGGCTGCAGAAGACGGTGTCGTCAGAAGGGAGGTTCAAGAATCTACGGGAGACGCTGAAGAA ctgcaACCCGCCGTGCGTCCCCTACCTGGGCATGTACCTCACCGACCTGGCTTTCATCGAGGAGGGGACCCCCAACTTCACCAAGGAGGGCCTGGTGAACTTCTCCAAGATGAGGATG ATCTCTCACATCatccgggagatccgtcagttCCAACAAGCACCTTACAGGATAGAGCACCAGCCCAAG GTGACTCAGTTCCTCCTGGATAAGACGCTAGTGATGGATGAAGACACCCTCTACGAGCTCTCGTTAAAGATCGAACCCCGAGTCCCACCCGGCTAA